The genomic stretch CAGAGTTCAaattccaaagcctgtgctcaGAACCACTCATTatcacctgcttttttttttttttttttttttttttttaggtgtgcGCTGAGACCTGAGAGGCCAGGTTCACACAGCCAGGAAACAGTTGGAGCCAGGAACCAGACAGCTGGCTCCAGATCCGGAGCTGAGCTTTTATTAGAGTTCATCTCTTTCAGCTGCAGCCTCTGCAAAATGGGCTAATCACCCCACTCTGCCAGGCAGATGGAAGAATGGGATGGCATCTTGGCTCTACAGGGTTTCAGAGTGGGTGGCTTTGTAGAAGGCTCAATGCAACCAAGGACGCAaaagtctggggtgggggtggaggactCACCTGGCAGCGAGATGGTCACAGGGTCAGAGGGATACTGTCCTTGGCTGTTCTTGGCCGTGCACACATAGGTGCCCAGATTCTCCCAGGACAACCTCCGGATGATCAGCAGAGCCCCAGTCATGTAGGGCTCCCCATTGAGGGTCCAGTGTAGCACGGGCTTGGGGGTGATATGAGAAGCCAAACAATTCAGGACCACTGAGTAATTGAGGTCACTCTGGATAACGCCATCGATGTTGTAGGGGAATGTGAGCAGACTCACCCCCTTGGAACTGGCTGTGGAAACAAGAGCAAGGCCACATGGATGGAGACCACTCAGAGAGGCTGAGCACTTCTTTTGTCCACTGCAgggacattcattcattcattaattcattcattcactcatcaacAAATGTATTTGGAGTTCCTGATCTGTGTCCAGTCCTGCTCCAGACCCGGGCATACCGCTCCCCTCAATCCCTCACCTTCATCACTTCTAACTGCTAGCACCTCACCCGTTGCCCCAGTACTTTGTCTGGCCACCAGGGCCTGCTCTGCCCAAGGAGGAAGCAGTCCAGAGAATTGGGAAATGAGCACACCCAGGGGCAGACCTATGCAATGACAGGCATGGGCTGGTATATAAATATCCCAGCAACCCAGCCTGCACTTGGACCAGGGTGAGGCCGAGTTGCTGGGAGGGAGTGGATGGattctggattattttgaaaGCCGAGCCCACAGGACTTGGTGATgcattggagagagagaaagagaagagtcaagGGGGGCCTCCAAGGCTTGGGGCTGGCGCCACTGGCTGCTGGGAATGCTCTTTACAGAGATGGGGCATACATAATAGTTCTCTTTCCAATGTTTCTTCCAGGTTAAAGACTTGAGGTCCAGGGGTCTTAGGCCCAAGCTTCATGGTCAGAGAGAGGCCCAGTGAGTATTTAAACCTGGAAGTCTGATGTCGTGGTGAGTACTGGGAGCCTCCACACAGAGCTGATTTCCAAATTCAATGCAATATGATACAGTGAAAAGAACTTTAGTTCAACCTGAGAACTCATgcaaggcttcctggaggaggtggtgtcTGAGCTAAGCCTTGCAGGAGGAAAAGGAGCCCACCAGGTGTAGAAACAAGAAGCAATGTAAAGAACCACCTGGATCTGGCTCTTACTAGGAGCCAAACACCATTCCAAACACATGCTAACTCATGGTCAGTTATACTGTGAGTGAGACTGATCCGTGCTTGGGCAAAATTATTCAGAAAGTTGTGATCAGCATTTGAAATGTGACGtgaaatataacagaaaatacCAGAATGCATTGCTCATAGCAATAATTGTTATTTTACGACACATGTCTTTCAATTACTTGtggtgtgtgtctatgtgtacaCTCCAGGTCTTGAGGTGAAGTTCATTTCTCACTGTGGGTCTTGATTGAAAAAGCTTGAAAACCACTGGATTTACACACTTAAATTCTCAAAACAACCTGATGAGGTAGGATCTACCatggctccattttacagatgggaacacCCAAGTATACAGATGGGAAGTCACTTTTCAAGGATGCACAGCTGGCCAGAGGCAGAGAAGGTATGTCTGTGCAAGGCCATTCCGGTTTCAGAGGCTCCACGAGCTCAGGGCTGAGAAGGGCATGGGcacggggaggtggggggctctCCCCACCCTGGTACCCTGGAGATGGTGCTGGGCTAGAGAGGCCACAGGGAAGGAGATAAGCTCCAGGATCATAGAGAGTCCTGTAGAATCCCAACATGGCCTCTTGCTTCTAGGTGACCACAGGCCACTGACATCACCTCTCTCTCAGCCTTAGATCCTCACCTGTGCAATGGGGTTGGTGCTTAGAGCATCTGCTTTCTCAGGTTGCTGTGAAATCCCCCGTGTTTGGTACAGAGTGAGGGCTCAGTAAGTTGGAGCTGGTCCTTCCTGCTTTTTGGTGTTTACTAGCTGGCCTCTCTGCAGGAGCactttctcccactctgtggggcAAACTCCTGCTCCACCTACACATCCCAGCTTGGATGgcccctcctctgggaagccctaCCTCTCGCTGCCTGGGAATGTGGTCCCTCTTGGCCCCATTCACCCTTGCCAAGTATCTGCTTTGTCACATTCCTGTGTCCTCTGCTAGTTTCCAGCACCATGTCTTGGGGGTGTCATGTTTCTGATGAGCAGGCTACCTCGGTTGTCCAGTGTCTCCTGGCCTGTGTGGCTGTGCCCCTGGGGCCAAGAAGCAGAGAGAACACCATTCAGGCTTCCAGGAACAGGCAGGCGGGCACCGGCTCCTTCAGTCAAGAGGTCTGGAGACGCAGGGAAGGGCAGCTCCGAGGAGGCAAGGCAGGTGCAGGATGCGATCAGGATGCCTTGGcagaggtgggaagggagaggagagagcagagggagcaaATGGGACCAAAGGTAAGACGCTGCCCCAGCAAGTAACCCTTCCTGATTTGGGCGAGAAGGAGTATGGCACATTGAATGTGGGGTGGGCGAGCCTGCGTGGCTCatttttaagtgtctgactcttgatttctgctcaggtcatgatctctgggtcctggatttgagttccacactcagcagggagtctgcttgaggagtctcctctccctcttcctttgtccctccccccacttgagagctctctctctctctctctctcaaataaataaataaatctaaaaaaaaaataggaaatgaaaaggGAGCATTCACTGAGCACCTTCTATCAGCCAGATGCTGTTCTACACACTGAATATGTATCATCTTACTTACCCCTTACATTGACCCCACCAAGCACACATTACTTAGGGTGTACTGCAGATCCGTTCTCTAACCTTCTCTGCCCTGTTCTGCTTCCCGAGAAAGTCTGACTTCTCTGAGCTGCATTGCTGGGTCCCCTTATCTTTTGCTTCTGGTTAGCTTCTGCCAATGGGAATGACTTTGAGGTAGCTGATCCCACAGCTCTCTCCCTGCTTTGTCAACATGGGCCGGCTGTGTCCCTCTACTAAAGCTGCTGTTGGTGGCCCTCTCCATATACCACTGTCTCTGAGGTTTGGGGTCTGTTCTTCCTCTTACGGCTTCTAGCACAGAGGGGGTAACAGCTTTCTGCTGTGGCTAGCCCTCTGGTGCTGCATGGTCTCAAGGGGGTTTACTTATGCCCTGCTTACATTTCTGCAAATAGTCCCTTTATTAAACTCCcctcaaggggtgcctgggtggctcagttggttaagtgtctgccttcacctcaggtcatgaccccagggttctgagattgagccccaagttaggCCCCTGGGTCAGCAGGGGGTCCgctcctccctttcccccctgcttttccctctctctcctgctcatgcgtgtgcgctctctctctccctcacataactcaataaaaaattttaaaagtctttaaaccCCTCTCATTAGTTTTTTGAGTAGACCATTTTCCTGCTTCAACCCTGAGTGACACAACTATTATACCCTGAGTAGGactgaggaaatggaagctcaaAGAATTGAAGACCATTGTCCAGGATGTCATAGGTGGTAAACAACAGAATTCTGTAGTAAAGTAGACTGGTGATTGTGTCCCACTGTCCCCAGTTGCTCTCACTTCCTTTAATTACATTTCCATGCGGCTTGGGGTTTAGAGCAGAATCCTTGGAATCTGGCTCCAGACCCTATGAACCTACCCACCCCATTCTACTGCCTCTCACTGGATTGACGGCTGTTGCAATAAGTACACAAGATCCAGTCATAAAAGACTAAAACATTTGAGATGAAAATGTAAAGAACTTTGgccaagtgaaaaaaacaaacaccaccCACCAAGTCAAAAGAACAATAACATGCcaggaaaaattatttgcaaCAGATTTCACAGACCAAGAGCTCATTTCGTGAATATGTAAAAAGTTCTGAGatatcaataagaaaatagaaacataCAAAGGATATGTATAGACAActcatagaaaagaaaattcaaaaaaaaaaaaagaaaaaagaaaagaaaattcaaatgtcTCTTGACATAAAGAAAATTTTCAGCTGTGCTCCCagtaagagaaatgcaaattaaaaacacccCAAGGTAACACCTTTCACCTATCAGGTTGGCAAAGATCCAAAAGATTGATGACTCGTCTGTGTTGGTGAGGCTGAGGGCAATAGGAAAGTCCTATTCATGGCTGACACAACCCATGAAGAGGGCTGTCTGGTAAAGTCTTTCGGATTAAAAAATTTCCATATCCTTTGACTCTGAAATTAAATATCATGGAATGTGTTTTACAGATACATTTTCTCAGTATAAAATGTCTAATGGTCAGGGTCATCTGCTACCCCTTAGTTATAACGGGTAAAGATTGGAAATATCCAAGTGCCTGACAATAGGGAACTGATTTAATAAATTATGGTCCATTCACACAATAGAACAATACAGTTATTATACAAAAGGACGAAGAAGCACTTGAGAATGCCATTAACTGAGAGGGAAAGATCTCCAGAGTAAGTAGTTAAGATACAAAGGCATGCTTCTGGATAGTTCTTATGGTGTGCTACTTTTGAtgtaaaaacagaagaaaagtaaatatatatatatgcatttcttataaacatataaagaaacCCTGGGAGGATTCATACATAAAACagtggctctctctgtgtgacagcggggagggaaggaaagaactgGGTGAGTGGATAAGACAGTGACTTCACTCAAGGTCTTATTGAGACTCAAACCTTTGAGACTCAAACCATGGGAATGTATAGCCCAttcaaaaattaagtaaaatttttgggtgcctgggtggctcagtcagtgaagcgtctgtctttggctcaggtcatgatcccagggtcctgggatggagccctatgtag from Canis aureus isolate CA01 chromosome 1, VMU_Caureus_v.1.0, whole genome shotgun sequence encodes the following:
- the IGSF23 gene encoding immunoglobulin superfamily member 23 isoform X1, translated to MRCPLDARPGRSPACKRLLLTGILIASCTCLASSELPFPASPDLLTEGAGARLPVPGSLNGVLSASWPQGHSHTGQETLDNRASSKGVSLLTFPYNIDGVIQSDLNYSVVLNCLASHITPKPVLHWTLNGEPYMTGALLIIRRLSWENLGTYVCTAKNSQGQYPSDPVTISLPEEKVDPTEAEPIEPDPVLSLSGGAAISLLVAGNVGAAMLIGGISFTIVQSLKARRQRIRMCC
- the IGSF23 gene encoding immunoglobulin superfamily member 23 isoform X2, yielding MRCPLDARPGRSPACKRLLLTASSKGVSLLTFPYNIDGVIQSDLNYSVVLNCLASHITPKPVLHWTLNGEPYMTGALLIIRRLSWENLGTYVCTAKNSQGQYPSDPVTISLPEEKVDPTEAEPIEPDPVLSLSGGAAISLLVAGNVGAAMLIGGISFTIVQSLKARRQRIRMCC